The following are from one region of the Rosistilla carotiformis genome:
- the gcvT gene encoding glycine cleavage system aminomethyltransferase GcvT codes for MTDNIASTPLTSWHRAAGATMSPFAGFDMPIHYGSIVAEHHACRNAATLFDVSHMGRIRFDGDRSAELLDRLLTRRVSDLAPGGIRYSLMCNEEGGILDDVLVYHIEKPSGGRFHMLVVNASNRQKIIEWLTPRMADYPDVICTDRTELTSMIALQGPLAMATVEGLFKHPADKLGYYHSYVTEQFNKPVIVSRTGYTGEDGLELITRADEAGRIWENLMLAGRKHGIQAAGLGCRDTLRLEAAMPLYGHELSESIDPISAGLGFACNFKDRTFIGSEALVKIKADQPQSVRVGIRVEGVRPAREGCQILDANDQNIGAITSGTVSPTLQYPIAMGYVAAEHSQIGSPLTIDIRGKRAAANVVPLPFYKRNR; via the coding sequence ATGACTGACAACATCGCATCCACTCCGTTGACCTCATGGCACCGCGCCGCCGGCGCGACGATGAGCCCCTTTGCCGGGTTCGACATGCCAATCCATTACGGGTCGATCGTCGCCGAACACCACGCCTGCCGCAACGCGGCGACGCTGTTCGACGTCTCGCACATGGGACGCATCCGCTTCGACGGCGACCGCTCCGCCGAACTGCTCGATCGCCTGCTGACCCGCCGCGTCAGCGACCTCGCCCCCGGCGGCATCCGGTACAGTCTGATGTGCAACGAAGAGGGTGGAATCCTCGACGATGTGTTGGTCTACCACATCGAAAAACCTTCCGGCGGCCGCTTCCACATGCTCGTCGTCAACGCGTCGAACCGCCAGAAAATCATCGAGTGGCTGACGCCGCGGATGGCCGATTACCCCGACGTGATTTGCACCGACCGCACCGAACTGACATCGATGATCGCGCTGCAGGGCCCGCTGGCCATGGCGACGGTCGAAGGTCTGTTCAAACACCCCGCCGACAAGCTGGGATATTACCACAGCTACGTAACCGAACAGTTCAACAAGCCGGTGATCGTCAGCCGCACCGGCTACACCGGCGAAGACGGTTTGGAATTGATCACCCGCGCTGACGAAGCGGGTCGAATCTGGGAAAACCTGATGCTCGCCGGTCGCAAGCATGGCATCCAAGCCGCCGGGCTGGGATGCCGCGACACGCTGCGATTGGAAGCCGCGATGCCGCTGTACGGACACGAACTGAGCGAATCGATCGACCCGATTTCCGCCGGACTTGGATTCGCGTGCAATTTCAAGGACCGCACCTTTATCGGTTCCGAAGCGTTGGTCAAAATCAAAGCCGACCAACCGCAAAGCGTCCGCGTAGGGATTCGCGTCGAAGGAGTCCGGCCGGCCCGCGAAGGCTGCCAAATCCTCGACGCCAACGATCAAAACATCGGCGCGATCACCAGCGGCACCGTCTCGCCGACGCTGCAATATCCGATCGCGATGGGTTACGTCGCGGCAGAGCATTCGCAGATCGGATCGCCGCTAACGATCGACATCCGTGGCAAGCGAGCCGCGGCCAACGTCGTCCCCTTACCGTTCTACAAACGAAACCGTTGA
- the gcvH gene encoding glycine cleavage system protein GcvH, whose protein sequence is MNQEELLYAETHEWVHVESGVATIGITAFAAEQLTDLVYMELPEVGRQLNVGEEFGEVESVKAVSPLYSPVAGEVIEANTELPGKLDLLGSDAFGSGWMIKVRISGEPDASKLLSHEAYQKQCAEGN, encoded by the coding sequence ATGAATCAAGAAGAATTGCTGTACGCGGAAACTCACGAATGGGTGCACGTTGAATCGGGCGTCGCCACGATCGGGATCACCGCCTTTGCCGCCGAACAATTGACCGACCTGGTCTACATGGAACTGCCCGAAGTGGGCCGCCAGTTGAACGTGGGCGAAGAATTTGGCGAAGTCGAATCGGTCAAAGCGGTCAGCCCGCTGTACAGCCCTGTCGCCGGCGAAGTGATCGAGGCCAACACCGAACTGCCGGGCAAGCTGGATCTGCTGGGAAGCGATGCTTTTGGTTCCGGTTGGATGATCAAAGTCCGCATCAGCGGCGAACCCGACGCGTCGAAGCTGTTGAGCCACGAGGCCTACCAGAAGCAGTGCGCCGAAGGCAACTGA
- a CDS encoding lipoate--protein ligase family protein, producing the protein MDARLIRHIDDPFDGAMNMAIDQALAESVDQGAAACLRLYRWKSPTLSLGYFQQYDDRQQHTWSADLPVVRRSSGGGAIVHDAELTYSLSIATPKSRHGADLTIYATVHNAIMETISAVAMQTARRFADSGWKPLADDDAFLCFERRTDEDLVVSGYKIAGSAQRRVGRAILQHGSILLQTSPAAPMLPGLQCVSGKPCDPAQFAAHLTTTLTHALDTQLSPTQLSDAETARAHDIVNARFGSPAWTNRR; encoded by the coding sequence ATGGACGCTCGCTTGATCCGACACATCGACGATCCGTTTGACGGCGCGATGAACATGGCGATCGATCAAGCGCTCGCCGAATCGGTCGACCAGGGAGCCGCAGCCTGCCTGCGGCTTTACCGCTGGAAATCGCCGACGCTCAGCCTGGGATATTTCCAGCAGTACGACGATCGCCAACAGCACACCTGGAGCGCCGACCTGCCCGTCGTCCGCCGCAGTTCCGGTGGCGGAGCGATCGTACACGACGCCGAACTCACCTACAGCCTTAGCATCGCAACGCCCAAATCGCGGCACGGTGCGGATCTGACGATCTACGCAACTGTCCACAACGCGATCATGGAGACGATCTCGGCGGTCGCGATGCAAACCGCCCGCCGGTTTGCCGACAGCGGCTGGAAGCCTTTGGCCGACGACGACGCCTTTTTATGCTTCGAGCGTCGGACCGACGAAGACCTCGTCGTCTCGGGCTACAAGATCGCCGGCAGCGCCCAACGACGCGTCGGCCGAGCGATCCTGCAACATGGCAGCATCCTGCTTCAGACCAGTCCCGCGGCTCCAATGCTACCCGGACTGCAATGCGTTTCGGGAAAGCCGTGCGATCCGGCACAGTTTGCCGCTCACTTGACAACAACGCTCACACACGCGTTGGACACGCAACTCTCCCCCACCCAACTATCCGACGCCGAAACCGCGCGTGCCCACGACATAGTCAATGCGCGATTCGGCTCCCCTGCGTGGACAAACCGCCGCTAA
- a CDS encoding FHA domain-containing protein, translating into MQVKLKVLSGSHAGREISVSQEKFLIGRNDQCQLRPKSESVSRKHCILVQRDGKLLIQDLKSRNGTFVNGNRLPPDRAKALKPGDALTVGKLEFEVLVEYGLGGPKKPQVVDVKDAAQRTVNATDDSKFEEVDINSWLDEADNIERVRKLGEPETRQMSIDASKTIQSDEDLSGELSVGDGDSKEDSGKRKPPEKKPPQKLPSNLKKQMSENSRDAAGEALKKFFSGR; encoded by the coding sequence ATGCAGGTAAAACTGAAAGTTCTCTCGGGAAGCCACGCTGGTCGTGAGATATCGGTGAGCCAAGAGAAGTTTTTGATCGGTCGAAACGACCAATGCCAGCTTCGCCCAAAGAGCGAATCGGTTAGCCGTAAACACTGCATTCTTGTGCAACGTGACGGAAAACTTCTGATTCAAGACTTGAAAAGCCGCAACGGAACGTTTGTTAACGGGAACCGCTTGCCACCGGATCGCGCCAAGGCGCTGAAGCCTGGCGACGCGCTGACCGTCGGCAAACTGGAATTTGAAGTGCTTGTTGAGTATGGCTTGGGAGGCCCAAAGAAGCCCCAGGTTGTCGACGTCAAAGATGCGGCTCAGCGAACCGTGAACGCAACGGACGACAGCAAGTTCGAAGAAGTTGATATCAATTCTTGGCTCGACGAGGCGGACAACATCGAACGGGTCCGTAAACTGGGCGAACCCGAAACCCGGCAGATGAGCATCGACGCTTCGAAAACCATCCAAAGCGATGAAGATCTCAGTGGCGAGCTATCCGTCGGCGACGGGGACTCCAAAGAGGATTCGGGCAAACGCAAGCCACCTGAGAAGAAGCCACCACAGAAGCTCCCCTCTAACTTGAAAAAGCAGATGTCCGAAAACTCCCGCGATGCGGCGGGAGAGGCGCTGAAAAAGTTCTTCAGCGGACGGTAG